The Deinococcus sp. KNUC1210 nucleotide sequence AGCTCGGGGACGATCACGTGCAGCCGGGGCAGGTGCTCGCGCAGCAGGTGGAGCGCCCGTTCGTACTGCCGCGCGATCAGCTGCGACACTTCCTCGTCGATGATGCGGGCGGTCGACTGGCTGTAGTTGGCAGGCTGCATCCCGCCGCCCAGGTACACGCTCTCGTCGCTGGCAAGCGCCACCTTGCCGAGCCGCTCGCTCATGCCCCAGGTCGTCACCATGCGGCGAGCGATGTTGGTGGCCTGCTGGAAGTCGTTCTGCGCCCCGGTGGTCACCTCTCCGAAGACCACCTGTTCGGCGGCACGCCCGCTCAGGGCCACCGCGATCATGTCTTCCAGCACAGCCCGCACATAATGCACCCGGTCTTCGCGCAGCGGCATCATGTAGCCCGCTGCCCGGCCACGCGGCACCACCGTCAGTTTTGCCACCCGGTCGGCGTGGGGCAGGAGTTGAGCAGCGAGGGCATGGCCGACCTCGTGATAGGCCGTGACGCGCCGATCGGCCTCGTTGATCACCATGCTGCGACGCTCTGGCCCCATCAGCACCCGGTCGCGGGCCTCATCCACATCGCGCATGGTGATGCGTTTGCGGTTCTCGCGGGCGGCCAGCAGCGCCGCCTCGTTCAGCAGGTTTTCCAGGTCCGCGCCCACCATGCCCGGCGTCTGCCGCGCCACCAGATTCAGGTCCACCGCCGGGTCCAGCGGCTTCTTGCGGGCGTGAATCTTCAGGATCATCTCGCGCCCCCGCACGTCGGGGGCGTCCACCACCACCTGACGGTCAAAGCGGCCCGGACGCAGCAGGGCTGCGTCCAGCACATCGGGGCGGTTGGTGGCCGCCAGGATGATGATGTCGTGCTGACTCTGAAAGCCGTCCATCTCGACCAGCAGCTGATTGAGCGTCTGTTCGCGCTCGTCGTTGCCGCCGTTTATGCCGCTGCCCCGCTTGCGGCCCACCGCGTCGATCTCGTCGATAAAGACGATGCAGGGTGCCTGCTTCTTGGCCTGCTCGAACAGGTCGCGCACACGGGCCGCGCCCACCCCCACAAACATCTCGACAAAGTCAGAGCCGGAGATGCTGAAGTACGGTACACGCGCTTCCCCGGCGACCGCACGGGCCAACAGGGTTTTGCCGGAGCCGGGCGGGCCGACGAGCAGGATGCCGTGGGGAATGCGGGCACCCAGCGTGTGATAGCGCTCGGGATGCTTCAGGAAGTCCACCACTTCCACCAGATCGGCCTTGGCCTCGTCGGCCCCCGCCACCTCCGCGAAGCTCACCTTCACCTGCCCCTCGCTGTGCACCGTCGCCTTGCTCCGCCCGAAGCTGGCTGCGCCCCCGCCGCCCTGCGAGCCGCGCATGCTGCGCCACAGCACCAGCAGAATCAGGACCGCCAGCACCAGCGGCAGCACCGCCGTGATCCAGTCGAACGGCGACCCGTTGCCCAGCACCGTGACAGGTACCCGCGCCTCTCGCAGCGCGGTCAGCGTGCGGGCATCGGGGGGCAGCACCACGAACTGGCGCGGCTGACCGTCGAGAAAG carries:
- the ftsH gene encoding ATP-dependent zinc metalloprotease FtsH, producing MRSLVVRLCLGVVLGLSLPGVATPSFAQGVPAKTGAAQAAQQGVGTEGQGFPGQSYAASSFFADVKAGRVTAVTLQGDGSASVTFLDGQPRQFVVLPPDARTLTALREARVPVTVLGNGSPFDWITAVLPLVLAVLILLVLWRSMRGSQGGGGAASFGRSKATVHSEGQVKVSFAEVAGADEAKADLVEVVDFLKHPERYHTLGARIPHGILLVGPPGSGKTLLARAVAGEARVPYFSISGSDFVEMFVGVGAARVRDLFEQAKKQAPCIVFIDEIDAVGRKRGSGINGGNDEREQTLNQLLVEMDGFQSQHDIIILAATNRPDVLDAALLRPGRFDRQVVVDAPDVRGREMILKIHARKKPLDPAVDLNLVARQTPGMVGADLENLLNEAALLAARENRKRITMRDVDEARDRVLMGPERRSMVINEADRRVTAYHEVGHALAAQLLPHADRVAKLTVVPRGRAAGYMMPLREDRVHYVRAVLEDMIAVALSGRAAEQVVFGEVTTGAQNDFQQATNIARRMVTTWGMSERLGKVALASDESVYLGGGMQPANYSQSTARIIDEEVSQLIARQYERALHLLREHLPRLHVIVPELIHRETLTGEEFSTLLAGGVLDDLPAVVAPEGGLGGASLA